attaaaaaggaaagaatatttaccaataatatatatatagtattTAACCTATTAATTGATAAAAACTACAACATCATTCAATCTATTAAttaagaataaatattctttaCAATATggtattttttatttgagccatatatattataaatgttttttCGTTTTTggtttatttttatttttattaatttattattttctttcatagtattattatatattcttacttttagaaatttttttatttataattatatttttgcATAAGAagttttttatatttataaaaaagaacaataataaaattaaaaaaaatattatatatttattataaaattggttatttcatttttttaataaaaaaattatttatgtcattaatttaataaaagaaaaaagaaaaaaatactGTCTTTTGtatttgttattatatatgttttggtaaaaaaaaaaaatataattaatatactatatatatatatatagaatataatgaataataaaacttGTAGGaatttttccttttattCCTTTGATTCAAATAATGATGGAAATGCATTATATCGATCATTTAGATTTGTTTATTTAGGCGTATGTATTATAGGAACGTTATATCTATCATTAAATGTAagttaataaaaatatgtattattatttagttattattttttattctaAAATGTTTCAGTTTTgaatattttctatttataataaaaacaaatcattttattttattttatattattattatttatttttctttatagAATTCATATGAATACAATACGTCTGCAGCAATACAATTTAATAATGTAAATTCACGAACATTAGCTGAGGTAAGCGTTTTAAATTCGCCATCCTTAGgaaatgaaaatttaaaaaatcataATGTAGAAGATACAGATAATATGAAAAGTTGCTGTCAAAATGATGATAACACAAATAATGAgggaaataaaaataatgaatcAGAAGATAGCACAAACAATATTGATAATAGAAGACAATTAACAAAACAACAATTACATGATGAATTAAATACTTTAACAACAATTCCATCAAATGAAGatcttttaaaattatgGAAACAAACAATCGATGTATGTACACAAGGATTACAATCTGTAAGAG
The sequence above is drawn from the Plasmodium gaboni strain SY75 chromosome Unknown, whole genome shotgun sequence genome and encodes:
- a CDS encoding exported protein (PHIST); translation: MNNKTCRNFSFYSFDSNNDGNALYRSFRFVYLGVCIIGTLYLSLNNSYEYNTSAAIQFNNVNSRTLAEVSVLNSPSLGNENLKNHNVEDTDNMKSCCQNDDNTNNEGNKNNESEDSTNNIDNRRQLTKQQLHDELNTLTTIPSNEDLLKLWKQTIDVCTQGLQSVRDALGEYKKQYEEGYEGNKKGGSSKDKTDYHKEFDQRLSIHQDDYTSKFKTLIEKELTVEELRSFILKFLGFFHNLIDYLFQRYKIKYMQVGMSIPTEGTIDDPKRRKEKDQEKEGSEENIEEYLDKYFGQFLIENFDETK